TTGGGTTTGTTGTGAAGCATGTTGGCACACTTGGGTATGTGCCGTTCTGCAGCCGCCTCATTGAACTTGCGTTTGCAATGTGGGCAAGGAATGAGGTCCGAAGTGTCCATggggggtggaggggggaggTCGGAAAGTTTCCCCCCCTTGGCGACGTGTGCTTGTGCCTGCTTGGCGGCCCGGATGTTCGAGATGAACTCCTCGTGTTTTTTGCGCCAGTTGGACTTCGCCAGACTCTgaataaaaatgggtttttaattaGATATTGATAGTTTGTGTACACTGGTTGCATAAAATCTTTTTTGGGTAGAAAGAGTTGAAACataatgtcaacaattttataaTCTTTTCTGCTGTAttccaaatcttaaaaattatattgtgatATTAACTAAGATTAGTTTTTAAGTTCACATGGTCGATGTCTTGACTATCATCTAAGATTTCTAGCTCGTACCATGTCAAAACATTTCCAGTAATACAAAAATCTTGAATTTCGCTCCATTTCACCTTTTGCTTattgcagtgtctgaaatctgactcacagacttgactcctttaGTCTGGCATCTATGTCTGAAGAGATATAAAAAGGAAAATTCGGCGACAAAGAAGTTCCAAAAATTAGGTACAATGTTTTGCATCATAGACATCAAGACTACAAAAAAGTCTGTTTCACCCTGCAGCCATCCAgagtaatctagatgaagagatgttcttattgtctcatcaggtgcacaacatACTTtgatttggatctcttcagacgacaTGGACTCTTGATTTCAAGAGTAAATTCAGTGACAGTGTCGGATATCAGATGTTGCTCTAGTGAAAGATGAATTGGAGCCAAACTCAAAATTCGAtttgattcaacccttcccaccatagctacattatgtgtattacattttttagaatttCTTCTTAATTATGGAGAATCTCTCGTCAACAGATTTTATTTAACGTTTATTGACTGGACATGGCACTTCACAAAAAATATCTTTGgattttattagtatttgtttTGTGATTTGACATGGTATGAACCGAAAAACTtctgaacaatattatttatcattgttggatatttataattcatttgaaatattgagGTTAATGCTGGATGAAGATACGTGGAACTTAACAGTCATATTTGGGAAAATAGCAAGCATTAGTAAATTTTTGTACTAACTAAAGCACCTGTAAGAAACAATCCCTAGTAAGTCAGTCAACCTATCAAAGtgcaattttgttttgattataaaaaaatgtagtgGATTGGTTGAAACATCTGTTGGAAAACTAATGTACACTTCTATTATACTCTTCCAGCAATATAATGCATGCTTCAACATCCACTTTATATGTGTAACATGTTTTTACACTCACCGGGGGTGGCTGGGATGGCCGTTTTCGAACTGAATATTGCTCCAGCTCTGTTCctttaattctttgtttggaCGGATCAAAAGGTTTCCTTTTCTTGCGGCTGGTCTTGGCGCAGATTTCGGTGTGCGCTTGGATGCGGTCGGGTGCAAAACTACGGTCACAGGTTTTGCAAGCCACGAGGTCTGACCGGGCTCCGGCCGGAGGCTCTCTGACGCCTGATCTCACCCCACCTGATGCTGCCCCAGACCTGACACCTGCGCTGGGTGCCCGAGGCCCTGGCTTAGGCACTGCACCCCTGTTCATCTTGAGTTCCTGCCACAAATTTCGATCATGAGAAATTTACGCTTTTAAATCATTCCAAAAGTATGCACCTGCCTTGAAGTTACCAGGTagaataaaaaatcaagaaaacttATTTGTCAAACACGTAAGCATTcagaaataatattatgtgaactttaaatattttgagttgaCCTAAATAACAAGTCAAGTATTCAACGactataaaataaaccttttcatTCAGTCTGTTAAATATAACTACAGtatgttgaatattttgaatGGTAACTGTTTTACGGATTGTGCTTATGTGATAAACctcttttaattttgataatactTATCAGTCTGTTGCAAGGTTTGGTTAGATTTCCTTTTCGGCTAGTATtgtgcttttatttatttaaaatccgtTACTTAAATATTCTCCACTGATCTCAAACCATCCAAGTTTACTTTTTATCAAAAGCAAAAGTCTAATCTAATAAAATTCAGCAATTATGACAGTAAGCAGGTGTAGGCGTTAcatcaacaaaattatttttgtacatgatAATGTCTAATTTGAATGTCCATTATGttccataaaaaaaaacactgaacatcttcaaaactacaaataaaatcaCAACTATAAAAACAACgtgcaacagtatttttttatgcaagtaccattataatatttaaaaaattcacaattaatATGAAATTCCACATTTATctactttttacattattaatatcaatattaaccCTTTCGGATCTGCAATAACTTTATATGATTGATCTCAGTTCTCCTAGCCACATTGGTGACCATGGCTGTTCTCTGCATCAGATCACTGATTTATGACCACGTCCCATCCCTCAGGTCGGTGGGCCACACTTTGTGGCCCTCGCTATTTTACCATCCAGCTCGTCAGGCCAATACATGTGGCCCAATATATTGCACAGTTATAAAATTCCATTCTTATCTAGTTGTGGCTGGAAAGTGCTGCAATCTCTTGGccaaataagtaattaaaataatatttctctatttgcagCGAATACTGTAGTAATCATAGTGTTCAGAGTGCcataatatttcaagaataacaCAGTACAGGTATTAGCACTTGGTTACAAAGTAGCGCAGTGTCTGATTTAAGATACttatattttagtacataaaatacataatttgctCCACTTTTATGGACAATTTGACAACTTATAATGGTACgttaaaatccttaaaattgCTATTCATGAATTTATTTTGCTGTTATATCTTGAACGTTATTGAGAAACTTGAAATATCCCAAGAACCTTGGTGAGTATATTGGAAGCAAGGGTCTATTGGGTTAAGAAGAAAAGGTTGATGGCCGTTGTCATGGTGGCTGTAATaagttgttcatttttaaaggtAAGTTGTTTGCGCAGTTAAGCACTTCATTTGAGAGCAATTGAACACTCTTCATTTGAAGCGCGGTTGAGCACTTCATTTGAAGCGTAATTGAGCACTTCATTTGAAGCGCAATTGAGCACTTCATTTGAAGCACAATTTATCACTTCATTTGAAGCACAGTTGAGCACTTCATTTGAAGCACAATTTATCACTTCATTTGAAGCGCAGTTGAGCACTTCATTTGAAGCACAGTTGAGCACTTCATTTGAAGCGCAATTGATCACTTCATTTGAAGCGCAATTGATCACTTCATTTGAAGCGCAGTTGAGCACTTCATTGCTTGTCTGTTTGATGTTTTTGCCTAGAAATGTTTTCAAGACTGATAAACAATGAGAAAGTTCCCTTACTCCCAAACTCCTAGTCAATCATGTACTCACAGAAGTGTTTGACTCTGTTGATTTAGGAGGTGCTCGTACGCCTGCGGTTGGTGTGGGTGTGGGTATAGTGGAGTTGCGCTGTTTTACTGTTGTGGTTGGTGGAGTAATACTACTCCTCAACTTTGTGTTCGGTGTCGCTACCACAGGCCTCACCTGCAAACAATACCGTACATCAATAATCGTAATAAACCATTTacattcttaataataattattatttactgttattgtgAAAATGCATAGGTTTTGGTTATAAGACAAAATGTGAATAAACATGAaaaacagctgcaaaaagaacacaaaacatacctataactattatttaatgtacatgCAAGACACTTCTTACTTTATAAATCGCGGACAGGTCTGACTGTTCGTGATGTGTAGGGGCTGAACTGAAACCTACCTTCTTTGTTTTAACATAAACCGCCATATTTCGGCCCCAAAGAGTtcgggaaaataatttttaacacacaaaatGGCACTTTGGGAGGAGGGGGAGCAAGGtccatttttgaaaaatttttgaatgtaaagGTACTTTTAGCTGTAATTCATTATAAAGGTCTCGTATACCGGGTGATCAAAAATGtcacatttatataatttcaaaatttttgtttctgttaattcgttaaatttttagcaaatcaaaatttttaccaaagaagtactctttctaaaaatatgttacagtggtcacttttcagcacatttccaattttttcaaatagttcaAATGTTGGACATTTCAAACtcataaaacctaaaaaattccAATAGTAAGGTATGACTTTCATAACTATTGTCAATAGctcacttaaaaactaaaatgttttgtatttccGGTTGGTTTatctaaacaatacaaaacatcatgtttcatataaattgtatttgtggAATATTTATGTGCCTAACACATTTCTGACTAtatatttctgatatatatatatatatttgtgttgcAGATATGTACTCTTATCTTGTTTGATCTTGGTTGTCACATTAAAATTGAGTAATGcagaagttttatttaaatgttgctATAAAAAGTAGAATGATATAGGCCTGTATATCACTGAGCTACAGATGTGTAGGTCATATTTATATgatgattataaattaattatacaaattcgTTATAAGTTATGACAACAATATCATAATATGAAAGTATTTCGGTCAAAacttaatgaaattattatatttactcgTTGAATAGagaatttcaaaacaaacaacaGAGGAAAGCTCCTTATCTGAACAAAACTGGGATATCTTAaaatgaatattgttattttctactATGAATGCCAGATTGAAATGCCACAGATGACAATAATCTGAATTGTTAGGAGTG
The Homalodisca vitripennis isolate AUS2020 chromosome 1, UT_GWSS_2.1, whole genome shotgun sequence DNA segment above includes these coding regions:
- the LOC124353203 gene encoding zinc finger C2HC domain-containing protein 1C-like isoform X1, whose translation is MAPAKEQKVQSRIPEVSSITKAMSRMSPPSKKPEVRPVVATPNTKLRSSITPPTTTVKQRNSTIPTPTPTAGVRAPPKSTESNTSELKMNRGAVPKPGPRAPSAGVRSGAASGGVRSGVREPPAGARSDLVACKTCDRSFAPDRIQAHTEICAKTSRKKRKPFDPSKQRIKGTELEQYSVRKRPSQPPPSLAKSNWRKKHEEFISNIRAAKQAQAHVAKGGKLSDLPPPPPMDTSDLIPCPHCKRKFNEAAAERHIPKCANMLHNKPKPGPPAKGRVSRK
- the LOC124353203 gene encoding zinc finger C2HC domain-containing protein 1B-like isoform X2 codes for the protein MTTKYHVRPVVATPNTKLRSSITPPTTTVKQRNSTIPTPTPTAGVRAPPKSTESNTSELKMNRGAVPKPGPRAPSAGVRSGAASGGVRSGVREPPAGARSDLVACKTCDRSFAPDRIQAHTEICAKTSRKKRKPFDPSKQRIKGTELEQYSVRKRPSQPPPSLAKSNWRKKHEEFISNIRAAKQAQAHVAKGGKLSDLPPPPPMDTSDLIPCPHCKRKFNEAAAERHIPKCANMLHNKPKPGPPAKGRVSRK